In one window of Tellurirhabdus rosea DNA:
- a CDS encoding T9SS type A sorting domain-containing protein, translating into MSLSPRIRSGSLYSFWFFLKVASALVGLFVSGLLTEARAQSFREVRWQATLGGSQNDIASSVAAMPDGGVAVAGVSQSADGDVRQNLGSNDLWVVRLDTTGRTRWSRTLGGSYNESIGGLAATPDGGLVVVGSTASEDGDIRNNLGNDDYWVVKLDGEGQISWTRTFGGKESEGASAVAVSARGEIFVAGSSASPDRPGGESKGDFDFWILKLSPSGQLLWSKGLGGSSNDGAKALALTPDGGVVAAGFSFSTDLQVENNHGGMDFWVAKLTGDGALTWTRTLGGSGPDMATGVAALTDGSVVVTGVTASGDGDVSGNHGSDDYWVVRLSPAGKMIWQRPLGSMRDDIANSITALPGDRILISGYTATGSNSPGKDAAASYWVNEISPDGYLMGAQTWIQRSLYSENALVALANGTICLAGSVRTSTATESGDLNYWVGVLPWSSFERPLWQVQVYPSPVVNQNVSVLVQMGKTDACQVQLLDVQGRRLLAQALTGAAGNFTGSIPMQDKPPGTYFLQISSDGQSVVKKIVKQ; encoded by the coding sequence GTGTCTCTCTCTCCCAGGATTCGCTCCGGCAGTCTCTATTCGTTCTGGTTTTTTCTCAAAGTAGCGTCTGCGCTTGTCGGCTTGTTCGTTTCCGGCCTGCTGACCGAAGCCAGGGCCCAAAGTTTTCGCGAAGTACGCTGGCAGGCTACCCTGGGAGGCAGCCAGAATGATATTGCTTCCAGCGTGGCCGCGATGCCCGACGGTGGCGTTGCCGTGGCGGGAGTCTCGCAATCGGCCGATGGCGATGTGCGGCAGAATCTGGGCAGCAACGACCTGTGGGTGGTCCGGCTGGACACGACCGGACGGACACGCTGGTCCAGAACGCTGGGTGGAAGTTACAACGAAAGCATAGGCGGCCTGGCCGCTACCCCGGATGGGGGGCTGGTGGTTGTCGGGTCAACGGCTTCGGAGGATGGCGACATCCGCAACAACCTCGGCAACGACGATTACTGGGTGGTCAAACTGGATGGGGAAGGGCAGATCAGCTGGACGCGCACCTTCGGCGGAAAGGAAAGTGAAGGTGCCTCCGCCGTAGCGGTTTCTGCCCGGGGCGAAATTTTTGTGGCGGGCTCGTCGGCCTCCCCGGACCGTCCGGGTGGCGAAAGCAAAGGCGATTTCGATTTCTGGATTCTGAAACTGAGTCCGTCCGGGCAGCTGCTCTGGAGCAAGGGCCTCGGCGGCAGCAGCAACGACGGGGCCAAAGCCCTTGCCCTGACGCCCGACGGCGGCGTGGTGGCGGCCGGATTTTCGTTCTCCACCGATCTTCAGGTCGAAAATAACCACGGCGGAATGGATTTCTGGGTGGCTAAGCTAACGGGCGACGGTGCCCTGACCTGGACCCGTACCCTCGGCGGCAGCGGTCCCGACATGGCTACGGGCGTCGCGGCGCTGACCGACGGCAGCGTGGTCGTGACCGGCGTAACCGCTTCGGGCGACGGGGACGTTTCGGGTAATCATGGTTCCGACGATTATTGGGTAGTCCGGCTGAGTCCGGCAGGGAAGATGATCTGGCAGCGGCCCCTGGGCAGCATGCGGGATGATATTGCCAACAGCATCACCGCTCTGCCCGGCGACCGGATTTTGATTTCCGGTTACACCGCAACGGGCAGCAACAGCCCCGGCAAGGACGCAGCGGCCTCCTACTGGGTGAACGAAATTAGTCCGGATGGCTACCTGATGGGCGCTCAGACCTGGATTCAGCGGTCGCTTTATTCCGAAAATGCCCTTGTGGCGCTGGCAAACGGCACGATTTGTCTGGCCGGTTCGGTCCGGACATCTACTGCTACCGAAAGCGGCGATCTGAACTACTGGGTCGGCGTGCTGCCCTGGTCGTCATTCGAGCGGCCACTCTGGCAGGTGCAGGTTTACCCGAGCCCGGTTGTCAACCAGAACGTGAGTGTGCTGGTGCAGATGGGCAAAACGGATGCCTGTCAGGTGCAGCTGCTGGATGTTCAGGGTCGTCGGCTGCTTGCCCAAGCCCTGACCGGCGCCGCGGGCAATTTTACGGGCAGCATTCCGATGCAGGACAAGCCCCCAGGCACGTATTTTTTACAGATCAGCTCCGACGGGCAGTCGGTGGTCAAAAAGATTGTCAAACAGTGA
- a CDS encoding glycoside hydrolase family protein → MKHICLLCLLFLCHGTLFAQREISLQNKSYRVLVRQAVGADPVCTVERVDQTSGQRTLIPELCLVYSDKDPQYTTGTYTKEVNTPVVGWKTTGGINTDLWKSGTITFLRAKRMMQQSSQTVTFGFEAHRFGDLILTINLPPGNEPPLIRWSVVPRVAGWFSIGLTGIQAVAPDNLDFLYQPMVWSWKRFPAAPVLTSESFSVTAASFTNYKGATEGLSPDPSEIPYRFATFANSRFGLALRDAGGLARPMLFAPILGGAESSMKTGKTYSFGCRYFLEGGDWNSGVKYLLNTIFRYRNERQNASVTLNQTLENMIEFALNDRLSGWIQDLKGFDYTGEVPGTVKGVSPLHSLSLALTTGNMDIYRRRALPMMEYAMSREKFLFSVEEKTKTSSPSHFLYGPGVEIAELTSLNELLGGKSLAFQEETNRIFGKPRKLNLETETGGTSWQDYLAKYRQSKEAAHLNTAKTLADAYIQKELGSFPKDFQNSPGLRDKESAFVTDFGPRWFDLLELYEETKDKKYLNAATTAARQMLLWLRSNPMAPDSLLTVNRGGRVAAINSDATREVAEQQVQAWRTSLIGLPPEQPFTYHTGGPIMLTQFAAWMLRLGYLTNEPLFRDAAYNAMLGRYANFPGYYFTSLNTTVYQQPDYPLVDIEEFIYNVLFYNHVWPHIALIQDFLVSDVLVKSKGQVTFPSAYSPAYAYMNTRVYGHKPGTVFGNQNVRLWLPQRAISSAEVALNHVFGYSDKDTYLILTNTHNREVNTELYLNPDAVRWNMNQTYPVTVYAVDGTTTTGTFRNGKITVKVPPAGLIAIRFEGMKNRALTQQAVPDLSTDARTYFRRDTKQPAIGNATGMLFNLVPQFTDAYVYVDATEKTTRKVKFTYKLGDKDWVSVEDSKYPFEFELKFVIPKRPLQIKITAEDLSGKQVESEVFNLKN, encoded by the coding sequence ATGAAACACATTTGCCTGCTTTGCTTGCTGTTCCTGTGCCACGGAACCCTTTTTGCGCAGCGCGAAATCAGCCTTCAGAATAAATCCTACCGCGTGCTGGTGCGCCAGGCGGTGGGTGCCGATCCGGTATGTACGGTGGAACGAGTTGACCAGACTTCGGGGCAGCGGACGCTGATTCCGGAGCTTTGCCTGGTTTACAGCGACAAGGACCCGCAGTATACGACCGGCACGTATACGAAAGAAGTCAATACGCCGGTAGTGGGCTGGAAAACGACCGGAGGCATCAATACCGATTTATGGAAAAGTGGAACCATCACGTTTCTCCGGGCCAAACGCATGATGCAGCAGAGCAGCCAGACCGTCACCTTCGGATTTGAGGCCCATCGGTTCGGCGACCTGATCCTGACCATCAACCTGCCGCCGGGCAACGAGCCGCCGCTGATCCGCTGGTCGGTAGTGCCCCGGGTGGCGGGCTGGTTCTCAATCGGCCTGACGGGCATTCAGGCGGTAGCGCCCGACAACCTCGACTTTCTCTACCAGCCCATGGTCTGGTCGTGGAAGCGCTTCCCGGCCGCCCCGGTGCTGACATCGGAGTCGTTTTCGGTAACGGCCGCCTCGTTTACCAACTACAAAGGGGCCACGGAAGGCCTCAGCCCTGATCCTTCCGAAATCCCGTACCGGTTTGCCACGTTTGCCAACTCCCGTTTCGGACTGGCCCTGCGGGATGCGGGCGGTCTGGCCAGACCCATGCTGTTTGCGCCCATTCTCGGCGGAGCGGAGTCGTCTATGAAAACTGGAAAGACGTACTCGTTTGGATGTCGGTATTTTCTGGAGGGTGGCGACTGGAACAGCGGCGTAAAATACTTGCTGAACACGATCTTCCGCTACCGAAACGAACGCCAGAACGCCAGCGTCACCCTCAACCAGACGCTGGAAAACATGATCGAGTTTGCGCTCAACGACCGGCTTTCCGGCTGGATTCAGGACCTGAAAGGGTTCGATTATACGGGCGAAGTGCCGGGAACGGTCAAGGGCGTCTCCCCGCTGCACTCCCTGAGTCTGGCCCTGACGACGGGCAACATGGACATTTATCGTCGCCGGGCGCTGCCGATGATGGAATACGCCATGTCGCGGGAGAAGTTTCTGTTTTCGGTGGAGGAAAAAACAAAAACGTCGAGTCCGTCGCACTTTCTGTACGGTCCCGGGGTGGAAATCGCGGAGCTGACGTCGCTGAACGAACTGCTGGGCGGAAAGAGCCTGGCCTTCCAGGAGGAGACCAACCGGATTTTTGGAAAGCCGCGCAAACTGAATCTGGAAACCGAGACCGGCGGAACGTCCTGGCAGGATTATCTGGCAAAATACCGCCAGTCGAAGGAGGCCGCCCACCTGAACACGGCCAAGACCCTGGCGGATGCGTACATTCAGAAGGAACTGGGCAGTTTTCCGAAAGATTTTCAGAACTCACCGGGCCTGCGGGATAAGGAGTCGGCCTTTGTCACCGACTTTGGCCCCCGCTGGTTTGACCTGCTGGAATTATACGAGGAAACCAAAGACAAAAAGTACCTGAACGCCGCCACCACGGCTGCCCGGCAGATGCTGCTCTGGCTGCGCTCGAACCCGATGGCTCCGGATTCGCTCCTTACCGTCAACCGGGGCGGACGGGTAGCGGCCATCAATTCGGACGCTACGCGGGAGGTGGCCGAACAGCAGGTGCAGGCCTGGCGGACTTCGTTGATCGGGCTGCCGCCGGAACAGCCGTTCACTTACCACACGGGCGGCCCCATCATGCTGACCCAGTTTGCCGCCTGGATGCTGCGACTGGGTTATCTCACCAATGAGCCGCTTTTCCGCGATGCGGCCTACAATGCCATGCTGGGCCGATATGCCAATTTTCCCGGCTATTACTTTACGTCTCTGAATACAACCGTGTATCAGCAGCCGGATTACCCGCTGGTGGATATCGAAGAATTTATTTACAACGTCCTGTTTTACAACCACGTGTGGCCGCACATTGCGTTGATTCAGGACTTTCTGGTAAGTGATGTGCTGGTCAAATCGAAGGGCCAGGTGACCTTTCCTTCGGCGTATTCACCCGCCTACGCCTACATGAACACCCGGGTCTACGGGCACAAACCGGGCACCGTTTTTGGAAATCAGAACGTCCGGCTCTGGTTGCCGCAGCGCGCCATCAGCTCTGCCGAAGTCGCGCTGAACCATGTGTTCGGGTATAGCGATAAGGATACGTACCTGATTCTGACCAATACGCACAACCGGGAAGTGAACACAGAACTGTACCTGAACCCGGACGCGGTTCGCTGGAATATGAACCAGACCTATCCGGTGACGGTCTACGCGGTAGATGGCACCACCACGACCGGCACATTCAGAAACGGAAAGATTACCGTGAAAGTCCCGCCGGCCGGCCTGATCGCCATCCGGTTCGAAGGAATGAAGAACCGGGCGCTGACGCAGCAGGCAGTTCCGGACCTTTCGACCGACGCCAGAACGTACTTCCGGCGCGATACCAAACAACCGGCAATCGGGAATGCAACCGGCATGCTGTTCAATCTGGTCCCTCAGTTTACGGACGCTTATGTCTACGTCGACGCGACCGAGAAAACAACCCGGAAAGTGAAGTTTACCTACAAACTGGGCGATAAGGACTGGGTCAGTGTGGAAGATAGCAAATACCCCTTTGAGTTTGAACTCAAGTTCGTAATCCCGAAACGACCCCTGCAAATAAAGATTACGGCCGAAGATCTGTCCGGAAAACAGGTCGAAAGCGAGGTGTTTAACCTCAAAAACTAA
- a CDS encoding DUF1972 domain-containing protein translates to MRIGIIGTRGIPNHYGGFEQFAEYLAVGLVELGHKVTVYNSHNHPYQETSYKGAEIVHCYDPEHRLGTAGQFIYDFNCILDTHYRNFDIILQLGYTSNSTWGWMLPRGPVVVTNMDGLEWKRSKFSPRVQKFLKKAESWGVKYSHHLIADSVGIQQHLKETYGKESTYIPYGSHVFTDAKPEQLAEFDVTPYGYNMLVARLEPENSIDVILQGVADAGGDMPFLVVGKHQTAYGEYLKEKYRPYPQIRFMGGIYDINKLNNLRHHSNLYFHGHTVGGTNPSLLEAMGSSGLICAHDNIFNKAILGKDAFYFTQASEVTTLLGTVEKEAFAGLVANNRHKIQTVYHWPIIIQQYLDLFLDVQYARQPVLA, encoded by the coding sequence ATGCGTATTGGAATCATTGGTACCCGGGGTATCCCGAACCACTATGGCGGATTTGAGCAATTCGCCGAATACCTGGCCGTTGGGCTGGTCGAACTGGGCCATAAGGTCACGGTCTACAACTCTCACAATCACCCGTATCAGGAGACCAGCTACAAAGGGGCCGAAATCGTTCACTGCTACGATCCCGAGCATCGCCTCGGCACGGCGGGCCAGTTCATCTACGACTTCAACTGCATTCTGGATACCCATTACCGCAACTTCGACATCATCCTGCAACTGGGCTACACCAGCAACTCGACCTGGGGATGGATGCTGCCCCGCGGGCCGGTGGTCGTCACCAACATGGACGGGCTGGAATGGAAGCGCAGCAAGTTTTCGCCCCGGGTGCAGAAATTTCTGAAAAAAGCCGAAAGCTGGGGCGTCAAGTACAGCCACCACCTCATTGCGGATTCCGTCGGAATCCAGCAGCACCTGAAAGAAACGTACGGCAAGGAATCGACCTACATTCCCTACGGTTCGCACGTGTTTACTGACGCGAAGCCGGAGCAACTGGCGGAGTTCGACGTGACGCCCTACGGCTACAACATGCTCGTGGCCCGGCTGGAACCCGAAAATAGCATCGACGTGATTCTGCAGGGCGTGGCCGATGCGGGCGGCGACATGCCGTTTCTGGTTGTGGGCAAACACCAGACGGCCTACGGCGAATACCTGAAGGAGAAATACCGGCCCTATCCGCAAATCCGGTTCATGGGCGGCATTTACGACATTAACAAACTGAACAACCTGCGGCACCACTCCAACCTGTACTTCCACGGCCACACGGTCGGCGGCACGAATCCCTCGCTGCTGGAAGCCATGGGATCGAGCGGCCTGATTTGCGCGCACGACAATATTTTCAACAAAGCCATTCTGGGCAAAGATGCCTTCTACTTTACCCAAGCGTCGGAAGTGACTACGCTGCTGGGGACGGTGGAGAAAGAAGCGTTTGCGGGCCTGGTAGCCAACAACCGTCACAAAATCCAGACGGTTTATCACTGGCCGATCATCATCCAGCAGTACCTGGACCTGTTTCTGGACGTTCAGTACGCCCGGCAGCCGGTTCTGGCCTAG
- a CDS encoding acyltransferase — MLIEKLIRILKRDPNYKWETTYSVRELAIILSDRGWQALRGLRLRLFLHESAGLVFCGKNVTVKHGASVSAGRNLILDDNVYLNALSEQGIRLGHDVSIGRDAVMICTGVVAHKGVGIRIGNGTGINARAYFGGQGGIEIGNNVIIGPDVRLFSENHNYEQAHILIKNQGVSRRGVRIGDNCWLGSNVTVLDGVTIGSGCVIAAGSVVTKSIPADSIAAGVPAKVIRSRIPCEVA; from the coding sequence ATGCTGATTGAAAAACTTATCCGTATCCTCAAACGGGACCCAAACTACAAGTGGGAAACGACGTATTCGGTCCGCGAACTGGCCATCATTCTGTCGGATCGGGGCTGGCAGGCGTTGCGCGGCCTGCGGCTCCGGCTTTTTCTGCATGAATCGGCTGGACTGGTCTTCTGCGGAAAAAATGTGACGGTGAAGCACGGTGCCAGCGTGTCGGCCGGGAGAAACCTGATTCTGGACGACAACGTCTACCTCAACGCCTTGTCGGAACAGGGCATTCGTCTGGGACATGATGTGAGCATTGGTCGGGATGCCGTCATGATCTGTACCGGAGTAGTGGCCCACAAAGGGGTCGGAATCCGGATCGGCAACGGGACCGGAATCAACGCCCGGGCCTACTTTGGCGGACAGGGCGGCATTGAAATCGGAAACAACGTCATCATCGGACCCGACGTCCGCTTATTTTCCGAAAATCATAATTACGAGCAGGCACACATTTTGATAAAGAATCAGGGAGTGTCCCGGCGCGGGGTCAGGATCGGCGACAATTGCTGGCTTGGTTCCAACGTCACGGTTCTGGACGGCGTCACCATCGGTTCCGGCTGCGTGATTGCCGCAGGCAGCGTTGTCACGAAGTCCATACCGGCCGACAGTATCGCCGCCGGAGTCCCGGCCAAAGTGATTCGCAGCCGAATACCCTGTGAAGTGGCTTAA
- a CDS encoding glycosyltransferase family 4 protein codes for MKIGIDAKWYFEGPPSGRMVVRNLVDEFIRQNRRHELYLFVNSRHINQATALQHPNVTLVPVGGGPNLLANLLRLPYLAGKLGLDVVLYQNFSDFWPGRAKKIAYIHDVLFYDFPMYYSRIEQLYLRPMGLLARFANHLITISGSEKTRLLKHRIGSDDTIDVVHHGISSRFVPLEQYDPERLAAFDRRYQLPSDFLLYVGRINIRKNLLNLVKAMREVPAAKLVIVGGVDHKNIDVSHYLQEHGLTDRVIFTGHVPDEDLYLFYAKSRIFCFPSYAEGFGLPPLEAMRCGRPVIVSDRTSLPEVCGKAGVYVNPDDPADIAAKINHLLGDPQFYQEKSLQSLQHSGQFTWQESARRIINIIEKVAC; via the coding sequence ATGAAAATTGGTATCGACGCGAAATGGTATTTTGAAGGTCCACCCAGCGGCCGCATGGTCGTTCGGAATCTGGTCGATGAGTTTATCCGCCAGAACCGCAGGCACGAGTTATACCTGTTTGTCAACAGCCGTCACATCAATCAGGCTACGGCCTTGCAGCATCCAAATGTCACGCTGGTTCCGGTTGGAGGTGGTCCCAATCTGCTGGCAAACCTGCTGCGCCTGCCGTACCTGGCCGGCAAGCTGGGACTGGATGTTGTTTTGTACCAGAACTTCAGCGACTTCTGGCCCGGCCGGGCCAAAAAAATAGCCTACATCCACGATGTGCTGTTTTACGATTTTCCGATGTACTACAGCCGCATCGAGCAGTTGTACCTGCGGCCGATGGGCCTCCTTGCCCGCTTTGCCAACCACCTGATCACCATTTCCGGTAGTGAAAAGACGAGGCTGCTGAAACACCGCATTGGCAGCGACGACACCATCGACGTTGTCCATCATGGCATCAGTTCCCGCTTCGTTCCGCTGGAACAGTATGACCCCGAACGCCTAGCGGCCTTCGATCGGCGCTATCAGTTGCCCTCCGACTTTCTGCTGTACGTCGGCCGTATCAACATCCGTAAAAATCTGCTGAATCTGGTCAAAGCCATGCGGGAGGTTCCGGCGGCGAAGCTGGTCATTGTCGGCGGGGTCGATCATAAAAACATCGACGTTAGCCACTACCTTCAGGAACACGGCCTCACCGATCGGGTGATTTTCACGGGCCATGTACCGGATGAGGACCTGTACCTGTTTTACGCCAAGAGCCGCATCTTCTGCTTTCCTTCTTATGCCGAAGGGTTTGGCCTTCCTCCGCTGGAAGCCATGCGGTGCGGCAGGCCGGTCATTGTTTCGGACCGGACATCGTTGCCGGAGGTATGCGGCAAGGCCGGCGTTTATGTAAACCCCGACGACCCCGCCGATATCGCCGCCAAGATCAATCATCTCCTCGGCGATCCTCAGTTTTACCAGGAAAAAAGCCTTCAGTCCCTGCAGCACAGCGGTCAGTTTACCTGGCAGGAGTCGGCCCGCCGGATTATCAACATTATCGAAAAGGTAGCATGCTGA
- a CDS encoding glycosyltransferase family 2 protein, producing the protein MRPTIKFSIVTASFNADKYIRRAIESVVSQSYTHFEFIIIDGQSNDNTVDIIREYGDKITYWVSEPDKGIYDAWNKGIAKATGDWIMFLGCDDILLPDALAKYADFISSSATEADYVSSKLQMVDAALNPVRTRGWEWEWPTFLNEMTVAHPGSLHSRKLFKTYGQYDTTYRIVGDYELLLRPKGTLKAAFMNAVTVLMSEGGASDSFSAIREHCRACLHTGGQSLLRAYSNLLLVASKFYTKKMLRQVGLNVYLKK; encoded by the coding sequence ATGCGCCCCACTATCAAATTCAGCATCGTCACGGCCAGCTTCAACGCGGATAAATACATCAGACGGGCCATCGAAAGTGTTGTTAGCCAGAGCTACACGCACTTCGAATTCATTATCATTGACGGCCAGTCGAATGACAACACGGTCGACATCATCCGGGAATACGGCGACAAAATAACGTACTGGGTCAGCGAGCCCGACAAGGGAATATACGACGCCTGGAATAAGGGAATCGCCAAAGCTACCGGCGACTGGATTATGTTTCTGGGCTGCGATGACATTCTGCTGCCTGATGCTTTGGCAAAATATGCTGACTTCATCAGTTCCTCAGCCACAGAGGCTGACTACGTTTCGTCAAAACTCCAGATGGTTGATGCCGCTCTGAATCCGGTCAGGACCAGAGGATGGGAATGGGAATGGCCCACGTTTCTGAACGAAATGACCGTTGCCCATCCGGGTTCTCTCCATTCCAGAAAGCTTTTCAAAACGTATGGTCAGTACGACACCACCTACCGGATTGTTGGCGATTACGAACTGCTGCTTCGGCCCAAAGGCACTTTGAAAGCGGCTTTTATGAACGCCGTAACCGTTCTGATGAGCGAAGGCGGAGCCAGCGACAGCTTTTCGGCCATCCGCGAACACTGCCGCGCCTGCCTGCACACAGGCGGGCAATCCCTGCTCCGGGCCTACAGCAACCTGCTGCTGGTGGCTTCTAAATTTTACACGAAAAAAATGCTCCGCCAGGTAGGCCTCAACGTCTATCTGAAAAAATAA
- a CDS encoding DapH/DapD/GlmU-related protein, translating into MKRTLMKTLAAGLFMFCQFISWLPFHSLRRAILRLMGAQIGKDVGLYRGFEVRSPWKLTISGSTLIGHNALLDARRGLTIGSNVNLSNEVMIWTLHHDYNDENFAEVGAPVVIGDYAWICSRAVILPGVTIGKGAVVAAGAVVTRDVEPYTVVGGVPAKVISKRNQRLTYNLGNDIVPVI; encoded by the coding sequence ATGAAACGCACTTTAATGAAAACACTGGCGGCAGGGCTGTTTATGTTCTGTCAGTTCATCTCCTGGCTACCGTTCCACTCGCTGAGACGGGCCATACTCCGGCTAATGGGGGCCCAAATCGGTAAGGATGTCGGCCTGTACCGCGGTTTTGAAGTCCGGAGCCCCTGGAAGCTAACCATCAGCGGCAGCACCCTCATTGGGCACAATGCCCTGCTCGACGCCCGCCGCGGTCTGACGATCGGCAGCAACGTCAACCTGAGCAACGAGGTCATGATCTGGACGCTGCACCACGATTACAACGACGAAAATTTTGCGGAAGTAGGTGCGCCCGTGGTGATCGGAGACTACGCCTGGATCTGTTCCCGGGCGGTTATTCTGCCGGGCGTCACCATCGGAAAAGGAGCCGTGGTAGCCGCCGGTGCCGTGGTAACGCGGGACGTAGAGCCGTATACCGTAGTAGGAGGTGTACCGGCCAAAGTTATTTCAAAGCGCAACCAGAGACTGACGTACAACTTGGGGAATGATATCGTTCCTGTGATCTGA
- a CDS encoding glycosyltransferase family 4 protein produces MKVLWLTQLPYSQLPNTKNPQGHPVPWIASLAQPLSDQIELTIASNNGRIEADEEFMIGNIRYWFIKAPRLAFNLASLNSLSSNVIHAKLMKRIQEFDLIHIHGSESMLHQACWNLPVPKVLSVQGIIDEYYRYLEEPFSRRRLLWQVARHAENTYLPKLSHFMCRTEWDKAWVKRNCANAVIHHCWECIRREFFETQVDPTDKNKIFFLGGGDYIKGNREALVAFNKALHSAPELKLVYVLPGGPSEAGQIEEFITANNLDKINSDNLIIKSRMGAAEMIAEYRNCFCLLHPSYIDNSPNTVCEAQIIGLPVIASKVGGVGSLIEHGKTGILTSLNTDDISKAIVDLYRDKQKQQAIASTALPLARERHNASDIVHTTLAIYENVIKSAIPINAAV; encoded by the coding sequence ATGAAAGTCCTCTGGCTCACCCAGTTACCTTACTCCCAGCTGCCGAACACGAAGAATCCGCAGGGGCACCCGGTGCCCTGGATTGCTTCGCTGGCGCAGCCTTTGTCCGATCAAATCGAACTGACCATTGCTTCCAACAACGGGCGGATTGAAGCGGACGAAGAGTTTATGATCGGCAACATTCGCTACTGGTTTATCAAGGCGCCACGGCTCGCGTTCAATCTGGCGAGTCTGAATTCCCTGAGCTCGAACGTCATCCATGCCAAGCTGATGAAGCGGATTCAGGAGTTCGATCTGATTCATATTCACGGTTCCGAAAGCATGCTGCACCAGGCGTGCTGGAACCTGCCCGTGCCGAAAGTGCTGTCGGTACAGGGCATTATCGATGAATATTACCGCTACCTCGAAGAGCCGTTTTCCAGACGGCGGCTGCTGTGGCAGGTAGCCCGCCATGCCGAAAATACGTACTTACCCAAGCTCAGCCATTTCATGTGCCGCACGGAATGGGACAAAGCCTGGGTAAAACGGAATTGTGCAAACGCGGTCATTCACCACTGCTGGGAATGCATCCGCAGGGAATTTTTCGAAACGCAGGTCGATCCGACCGACAAAAATAAGATTTTCTTTCTGGGCGGCGGCGATTACATCAAAGGCAACCGGGAAGCCCTGGTAGCTTTCAACAAAGCGCTGCATTCGGCTCCCGAATTAAAACTCGTGTATGTATTGCCGGGCGGGCCGTCGGAAGCAGGCCAGATCGAGGAATTTATTACGGCGAATAATCTGGATAAAATCAATTCGGATAATCTGATTATAAAAAGCCGGATGGGAGCCGCCGAAATGATTGCGGAATACCGGAATTGTTTCTGTCTGCTGCATCCGTCCTATATCGATAATAGCCCGAATACCGTCTGCGAAGCCCAGATTATCGGCCTACCGGTCATTGCGTCAAAAGTTGGCGGTGTTGGATCGCTGATTGAACACGGCAAAACCGGAATTCTAACCAGTCTCAATACCGACGATATCAGCAAAGCCATTGTGGATCTTTACCGGGATAAGCAAAAGCAGCAGGCCATTGCGTCGACCGCCTTGCCCCTTGCCCGGGAGCGCCATAACGCGTCGGACATTGTACATACGACACTGGCTATTTATGAAAATGTAATTAAATCGGCTATCCCGATAAATGCCGCTGTGTAA